One Streptomyces sp. RPA4-2 genomic window carries:
- a CDS encoding enhanced serine sensitivity protein SseB C-terminal domain-containing protein: MSASGTAAAGQVEHMLRQVTPGRYDAYEALLRALATPSSGQVWMLLWHGQGGSPDAQYGNMEVGGFGYAPCVTSAQELSASGWNRSYEVVDGVDVARTLYPDHFGLWLNPHAPGGGLGIPWLDLRRIAAGLERQPAGPLRLSEPGIEIPQFYALLTQNAHRTPAVRSLRRTWVQPALGAPYLAIGLEVYDTSPPAVDSVRAMMQQSIGAVPDGLPVSTVAMSDEYDPVAMWLRANARPFYDREAHAAPAQAPMAGGYGYPPARGLY; this comes from the coding sequence GTGAGTGCGTCGGGCACGGCCGCGGCCGGGCAGGTCGAGCACATGCTGCGCCAGGTGACGCCCGGGCGTTACGACGCCTACGAGGCGCTCCTTCGCGCGCTCGCGACCCCGTCGTCCGGCCAGGTGTGGATGCTGCTCTGGCACGGCCAGGGCGGTTCCCCGGACGCCCAGTACGGGAACATGGAGGTGGGCGGCTTCGGTTACGCGCCGTGCGTCACCTCCGCCCAGGAGCTCTCGGCCAGTGGCTGGAACCGGTCGTACGAGGTCGTCGACGGCGTCGACGTGGCCCGCACCCTCTACCCCGACCACTTCGGGCTGTGGCTCAATCCGCACGCCCCGGGCGGCGGGCTCGGCATCCCGTGGCTGGATCTGCGCCGGATCGCCGCGGGCCTGGAGCGCCAGCCCGCAGGTCCGCTGCGGCTGTCCGAACCCGGCATCGAGATCCCGCAGTTCTACGCCCTGCTCACGCAGAACGCGCATCGCACCCCGGCCGTCCGCTCGTTGCGGCGGACCTGGGTGCAGCCCGCGCTCGGTGCGCCGTATCTGGCCATCGGCCTCGAGGTCTACGACACCTCGCCGCCCGCCGTCGACTCGGTGCGGGCGATGATGCAGCAGTCGATCGGCGCGGTTCCGGACGGGCTGCCCGTGTCGACCGTCGCGATGTCCGACGAGTACGACCCGGTGGCGATGTGGCTGCGCGCCAACGCGCGCCCGTTCTACGACCGCGAGGCCCACGCGGCCCCGGCGCAGGCACCGATGGCGGGCGGGTACGGCTACCCGCCGGCGCGCGGACTGTACTGA
- a CDS encoding ABC transporter permease: protein MTAPIETTGAAAEAQPEAVLAGAKQSQIQGRSLGRIAWNRFKRDKVAVAGGIVVILLILMAVLAKPIESIFGLDPNEFHQDLIDPALLSPRGSWGGISLHHPLGVDPQFGRDVLTRIIEGSWVSLLVAGGATMLSVVIGVVFGVVAGFYGGWVDTIISRAMDTFLAFPLLLFAISISASLQDGAFGLTGLPLRIAVLIFVIGFFNWPYMARIVRAQTLSLREREFVEAARSLGARGPFILFRELLPNLVAPILVYATLLIPTNILFEAGLSFLGVGIAPPQASWGGMLTSAAGLYETDPMYMIVPGLAIFITVLAFNLLGDGLRDALDPRSK from the coding sequence GTGACCGCACCGATCGAGACCACCGGGGCGGCTGCCGAGGCGCAGCCGGAGGCAGTCCTCGCCGGGGCCAAACAGAGCCAGATCCAGGGTCGTTCCCTCGGGCGGATCGCCTGGAACCGTTTCAAGCGGGACAAGGTCGCGGTGGCCGGCGGAATCGTCGTCATCCTCCTGATCCTGATGGCGGTCCTGGCGAAGCCCATCGAATCGATCTTCGGTCTGGACCCCAACGAGTTCCACCAGGACCTCATCGACCCGGCCCTGCTGTCGCCCAGGGGCAGCTGGGGCGGCATCAGCCTGCACCACCCGCTGGGTGTCGACCCGCAGTTCGGGCGCGACGTGCTGACCCGCATCATCGAGGGCTCCTGGGTCTCCCTGCTGGTCGCAGGCGGTGCCACGATGCTGTCCGTCGTGATCGGCGTCGTGTTCGGCGTCGTGGCCGGCTTCTACGGCGGCTGGGTCGACACCATCATCAGCCGGGCGATGGACACCTTCCTCGCCTTCCCGCTGCTGCTCTTCGCGATCTCGATCTCGGCCTCGCTGCAGGACGGGGCGTTCGGACTGACCGGACTTCCGCTGCGGATCGCCGTACTCATCTTCGTGATCGGATTCTTCAACTGGCCGTACATGGCACGCATCGTGCGTGCGCAGACGCTGAGTCTGCGTGAGCGCGAGTTCGTCGAGGCCGCACGCAGCCTCGGTGCCCGCGGGCCGTTCATCCTCTTCCGAGAGCTGCTGCCCAACCTCGTCGCGCCGATCCTGGTCTACGCGACGCTGCTGATCCCGACGAACATCCTGTTCGAGGCGGGCCTCAGCTTCCTCGGCGTGGGCATCGCGCCGCCTCAGGCTTCCTGGGGCGGCATGCTCACCAGCGCGGCCGGCCTCTACGAGACCGATCCGATGTACATGATCGTGCCGGGCCTGGCCATCTTCATCACGGTCCTGGCATTCAACCTGCTGGGCGACGGGCTGCGTGACGCACTCGATCCCCGCAGCAAGTAA
- a CDS encoding ABC transporter substrate-binding protein, translating to MKTKKVTAAVATAVALTLGASACSSSDSGDGGGSKGGSSAKADAALTSVVNASTKKGGTENFEISDVPDSLDPGNTYYGWVQNFSRLYARSLTTFKPAAGKAGLEVVPDLAEGLGVPSDGAKTWTYKLRKGLKYDDGTPITSKDVKYAVERSNFAPEALSNGPTYFKAHLLGGDKYKGPYKDKSKDGIASIETPDDTTIVFKLKDAFADFDYLATFNQTAPVPQAKDTGASYVQHIVSSGPYKFQSYEEGKSATLVRNTNWDPATDPIRKALPDKVNIRFKVNQTTIDNNLMSDNITVDGAGTGVAPETQPKVLTNAKYKAQLDSSYAGATGYAGLNLHVKPFDNIDCRKAVQWGLDKASVQAAAGGDPKGDVATTLLPPTVNGYTKFDLYPSAGNKGDVAKAKDSLKACGKPNGFTTNLSARSDRPAEMAMATAIQASLKKIGITVNIKSYPSGKYFSNFAGVPSYVHEHDLGIIMTAWGADWPTGFGFLDQIINGSAIKPSGGNNVSELNDPAINKALNEGIANTDATARTKAWGEVDKLVMENASVVPLVYRKNLLMRPTSATNVTVTQAYLGMYDYLLMGSAK from the coding sequence GTGAAGACCAAGAAAGTGACAGCTGCAGTCGCCACTGCAGTGGCGCTGACGCTGGGGGCGTCTGCGTGCAGCAGCTCCGACAGCGGAGACGGTGGCGGCAGCAAGGGGGGCTCCTCCGCGAAGGCTGACGCCGCGCTCACGTCCGTCGTCAACGCGAGCACCAAGAAGGGCGGCACGGAGAACTTCGAGATCTCCGACGTCCCGGACTCGCTCGACCCGGGCAACACGTACTACGGCTGGGTGCAGAACTTCTCCCGCCTCTACGCGCGTTCTCTCACCACCTTCAAGCCCGCGGCGGGCAAGGCCGGCCTCGAGGTCGTCCCGGACCTCGCCGAGGGTCTCGGTGTGCCCAGCGACGGCGCCAAGACCTGGACGTACAAGCTCCGCAAGGGTCTGAAGTACGACGACGGCACCCCGATCACCTCGAAGGACGTCAAGTACGCCGTCGAGCGCTCCAACTTCGCTCCCGAGGCGCTGTCCAACGGTCCGACGTACTTCAAGGCGCACCTCCTCGGTGGCGACAAGTACAAGGGTCCCTACAAGGACAAGTCGAAGGACGGCATCGCGTCCATCGAGACGCCGGACGACACGACGATCGTCTTCAAGCTGAAGGACGCCTTCGCGGACTTCGACTACCTGGCGACGTTCAACCAGACGGCGCCGGTGCCGCAGGCGAAGGACACGGGCGCCTCGTACGTCCAGCACATCGTCTCCTCGGGCCCGTACAAGTTCCAGTCGTACGAGGAGGGCAAGAGCGCCACCCTCGTCCGCAACACGAACTGGGACCCGGCGACGGACCCGATCCGCAAGGCCCTGCCGGACAAGGTCAACATCCGGTTCAAGGTCAACCAGACGACCATCGACAACAACCTGATGTCGGACAACATCACGGTTGACGGCGCTGGTACCGGTGTGGCTCCGGAGACCCAGCCCAAGGTTCTGACGAACGCCAAGTACAAGGCGCAGCTCGACAGCTCCTACGCCGGTGCGACCGGGTACGCGGGTCTGAACCTGCACGTGAAGCCCTTCGACAACATCGACTGCCGCAAGGCCGTCCAGTGGGGTCTCGACAAGGCCTCGGTCCAGGCCGCGGCCGGCGGTGACCCGAAGGGTGACGTCGCCACGACGCTGCTTCCGCCGACCGTCAACGGTTACACCAAGTTCGACCTGTACCCGTCCGCGGGCAACAAGGGCGACGTGGCGAAGGCCAAGGACTCGCTGAAGGCGTGTGGCAAGCCGAACGGCTTCACCACCAACCTGTCGGCCCGTTCGGACCGTCCGGCTGAGATGGCCATGGCGACCGCCATCCAGGCGTCGCTGAAGAAGATCGGCATCACGGTCAACATCAAGTCCTACCCGAGCGGCAAGTACTTCTCGAACTTCGCGGGTGTCCCGAGCTACGTGCACGAGCACGACCTCGGCATCATCATGACCGCGTGGGGCGCGGACTGGCCGACCGGCTTCGGCTTCCTGGACCAGATCATCAACGGCTCGGCCATCAAGCCGTCCGGTGGTAACAACGTCTCGGAGCTGAACGACCCGGCGATCAACAAGGCGCTGAACGAGGGCATTGCCAACACCGACGCCACGGCCCGTACGAAGGCGTGGGGCGAGGTCGACAAGCTGGTCATGGAGAACGCCTCCGTGGTCCCGCTGGTCTACCGCAAGAACCTGCTGATGCGGCCCACCTCCGCGACGAACGTCACGGTCACCCAGGCCTACCTCGGCATGTACGACTACCTGCTGATGGGTTCCGCGAAGTAA
- a CDS encoding ABC transporter permease — translation MAAYIIRRVFGAVVLLLIVSAVTFAIFFLVPRLAGQSMDQLAAQYVGKDANKASIAAVKQNLGFDKPLYEQYWHFIKQIFVGADYKFGPDASHCSAPCFGYSFKSHIEVWPQITDRIPVTFSLAIGAAVIWVTTGVATGVVSALKRGSFLDRFFMGIALAGVSLPIFFTGMLALGLFTVQWPIWDTGVNYVNFTDNPGEWAWNLLIPWCSLAFLYSALYARLTRAGMLETMNEDYIRTARAKGLRESKVIAKHGLRAALTPIVTIFGMDFGLLVGGAVITENVFSFQGLGFYAVKGVSDNDLPIVMGVTLVAAFFIVVCNLLVDLVYAAIDPRVRLA, via the coding sequence GTGGCTGCGTACATCATCCGACGCGTGTTTGGCGCTGTGGTGCTGCTGCTGATCGTCAGCGCCGTCACCTTCGCGATTTTCTTCCTCGTCCCCCGGCTCGCCGGGCAGTCGATGGACCAACTGGCCGCCCAGTACGTGGGCAAGGACGCCAACAAGGCGTCCATCGCCGCGGTGAAGCAGAACCTCGGGTTCGACAAGCCGCTCTACGAGCAGTACTGGCACTTCATCAAGCAGATCTTCGTGGGAGCGGACTACAAGTTCGGTCCCGACGCCTCGCACTGCTCCGCGCCGTGCTTCGGCTACTCGTTCAAGTCCCACATCGAGGTCTGGCCGCAGATCACCGACCGCATTCCGGTGACCTTCTCGCTGGCCATCGGCGCGGCGGTCATCTGGGTGACCACCGGTGTCGCGACCGGCGTCGTGTCGGCCCTCAAGCGGGGTTCGTTCCTCGACCGCTTCTTCATGGGTATCGCCCTCGCCGGCGTCTCCCTCCCGATCTTCTTCACCGGCATGCTGGCGCTGGGCCTCTTCACCGTCCAGTGGCCGATCTGGGACACGGGCGTCAACTACGTCAACTTCACCGACAACCCCGGTGAATGGGCGTGGAACCTGCTCATCCCGTGGTGCAGCCTCGCGTTCCTCTACTCGGCGCTCTATGCCCGGCTCACCCGAGCCGGAATGCTGGAGACCATGAACGAGGACTACATCCGCACCGCCCGGGCGAAGGGCCTGCGGGAGTCCAAGGTGATCGCCAAGCACGGTCTTCGGGCCGCGCTGACCCCCATCGTCACGATCTTCGGTATGGACTTCGGCCTGCTCGTCGGCGGCGCCGTCATCACCGAGAACGTCTTCTCCTTCCAGGGCCTCGGCTTCTACGCCGTCAAGGGCGTGTCGGACAACGACCTGCCGATCGTCATGGGCGTCACCCTGGTCGCCGCCTTCTTCATCGTCGTCTGCAATCTGCTGGTGGACCTGGTGTACGCCGCCATTGATCCCCGGGTGAGGCTCGCATGA
- a CDS encoding ABC transporter ATP-binding protein, protein MTELSKTGAAVGEPVESAPTDAEGAFLSVRDLRIHFDTDDGLVKSVDGVSFDVRPGQTLGIVGESGSGKSVTSLGIMGLHRTAKAKISGEVWLDGEELIGADPDHVRRLRGQKMAMIFQDPLSAMHPYYTVGAQIIEAYRTHNKVSRKVARARAIEMLDRVGIPEPGKRVDSYSHEFSGGMRQRAMIAMALVNNPELLIADEPTTALDVTVQAQILDLIRDLQKEFGSAVIMITHDLGVVAEMADDILVMYGGRCIERGSAEKVFYEPRHPYTWGLLGSMPRLDRAQTERLIPVKGSPPSLINIPSGCAFNPRCPYADVPKDNLTRTVRPELAEVGSDHWAACHMSQEQREKIWIEEIAPKL, encoded by the coding sequence ATGACTGAACTCAGCAAGACCGGAGCGGCAGTCGGTGAGCCCGTGGAGAGCGCGCCGACGGATGCCGAGGGGGCCTTCCTCTCGGTCCGCGACCTGCGTATCCACTTCGACACGGACGACGGCCTGGTCAAGTCCGTGGACGGCGTCAGCTTCGACGTGAGGCCCGGCCAGACCCTCGGCATCGTGGGCGAGTCCGGCTCCGGCAAGTCGGTCACCTCGCTCGGCATCATGGGGCTGCACCGCACCGCCAAGGCGAAGATCTCCGGCGAGGTGTGGCTGGACGGCGAGGAGCTCATCGGCGCCGACCCCGACCACGTGCGCCGGCTGCGCGGCCAGAAGATGGCGATGATCTTCCAGGATCCGCTGTCCGCCATGCACCCGTACTACACGGTCGGCGCGCAGATCATCGAGGCCTACCGCACCCACAACAAGGTCAGCAGGAAGGTGGCGCGGGCCCGTGCCATCGAGATGCTCGACCGGGTCGGCATCCCGGAGCCGGGCAAGCGGGTCGACAGCTACTCGCACGAGTTCTCCGGCGGTATGCGCCAGCGCGCGATGATCGCGATGGCGCTGGTCAACAACCCCGAACTGCTCATCGCGGACGAGCCGACCACGGCCCTGGACGTGACCGTCCAGGCCCAGATCCTCGACCTGATCCGGGATCTGCAGAAGGAGTTCGGCTCCGCGGTCATCATGATCACCCACGACCTGGGCGTCGTCGCCGAGATGGCGGACGACATCCTGGTCATGTACGGCGGCCGCTGCATCGAGCGCGGTTCGGCCGAGAAGGTGTTCTACGAGCCCCGGCACCCCTACACCTGGGGTCTGCTCGGCTCGATGCCGCGGCTGGACCGTGCCCAGACCGAGCGCCTCATCCCGGTCAAGGGCTCCCCGCCCTCGCTGATCAACATCCCGTCCGGCTGTGCCTTCAACCCGCGCTGCCCGTACGCGGACGTGCCCAAGGACAACCTCACCCGCACGGTCCGCCCCGAGCTGGCCGAGGTGGGCAGCGATCACTGGGCCGCCTGCCACATGTCGCAGGAGCAGCGCGAGAAGATCTGGATCGAAGAGATTGCGCCCAAGCTGTGA
- a CDS encoding ABC transporter ATP-binding protein, protein MTIPAQSDGAETAKTPAATLTKGAAKGETLLKVTGLQKHFPIRKGLLSRQVGAVRAVDGIDFEVRAGETLGVVGESGCGKSTMGRLITRLLEPTGGKVEFQGRDITHLSTGGMRPMRRDVQMIFQDPYSSLNPRHTIGTIVSAPFRLQGVEPEGGVKKEVQRMLEVVGLNPEHYNRYPHEFSGGQRQRIGIARALALNPKLVVADEPVSALDVSIQAQVVNLLDDLQQELGLTYVIIAHDLSVVRHVSDRIAVMYLGKIVELADRDSLYTAPMHPYTKALMSAVPIPDPKRRNVKSERILLTGDVPSPIAPPSGCRFHTRCWKATEICKTTEPPLLELKPGQQVACHHPENAEDQAPQDVVLLSAAKVAIELVPDAVLAEEAAAKKSEAPAEKAPEAAAEAAETAEVVETAEVAEATEAAEAPEAPEAPEAAEAPEAVDAPGTSASVEAPEVTEAEAPAEPEAGRQESTDK, encoded by the coding sequence GTGACCATCCCTGCACAGAGCGACGGCGCGGAAACGGCGAAGACCCCGGCGGCGACCCTCACCAAGGGCGCGGCCAAGGGCGAGACGCTGCTCAAGGTGACCGGGCTGCAGAAGCACTTCCCCATCCGCAAGGGCCTGCTGTCGCGGCAGGTCGGCGCGGTGCGGGCCGTCGACGGCATCGACTTCGAGGTGCGCGCGGGGGAGACCCTGGGCGTCGTGGGCGAGTCCGGCTGCGGCAAGTCGACGATGGGCCGGCTGATCACCCGGCTGCTCGAACCGACCGGTGGCAAGGTCGAGTTCCAGGGCAGGGACATCACGCACCTCAGCACCGGGGGCATGCGCCCGATGCGCCGCGACGTGCAGATGATCTTCCAGGACCCGTACTCGTCGCTGAACCCGCGTCACACGATCGGCACGATCGTCAGTGCTCCCTTCAGGCTCCAGGGCGTCGAGCCCGAGGGCGGCGTCAAGAAGGAAGTGCAGCGGATGCTCGAGGTCGTCGGCCTCAACCCCGAGCACTACAACCGCTACCCGCACGAGTTCTCCGGCGGTCAGCGTCAGCGCATCGGCATCGCCCGCGCGCTCGCTCTGAACCCGAAGCTGGTCGTCGCGGACGAGCCGGTGTCGGCGCTGGACGTGTCCATCCAGGCGCAGGTCGTCAACCTTCTCGACGACCTGCAACAGGAGCTCGGCCTCACGTACGTGATCATCGCGCACGACCTGTCGGTCGTCCGGCACGTCTCGGACCGGATCGCGGTGATGTACCTCGGCAAGATCGTCGAGCTCGCCGACCGCGACTCGCTCTACACGGCGCCGATGCACCCGTACACCAAGGCCCTGATGTCCGCGGTGCCGATCCCGGACCCGAAGCGCCGGAACGTGAAGAGCGAGCGGATCCTGCTCACGGGCGACGTGCCCTCGCCGATCGCGCCGCCCAGCGGCTGCCGCTTCCACACGCGGTGCTGGAAGGCCACGGAGATCTGCAAGACGACCGAGCCGCCGCTCCTCGAGCTGAAGCCCGGCCAGCAGGTCGCCTGCCACCACCCGGAGAACGCGGAGGACCAGGCGCCGCAGGACGTGGTGCTGCTGTCGGCCGCCAAGGTCGCGATCGAGCTGGTCCCGGACGCGGTGCTGGCCGAGGAGGCCGCCGCGAAGAAGTCCGAGGCGCCGGCGGAGAAGGCCCCCGAGGCCGCGGCCGAGGCTGCGGAGACCGCTGAGGTTGTCGAGACCGCTGAGGTCGCGGAAGCCACTGAGGCCGCTGAGGCCCCCGAGGCCCCCGAGGCCCCCGAGGCCGCCGAAGCTCCGGAGGCTGTCGATGCTCCCGGGACTTCCGCGTCGGTCGAGGCTCCTGAGGTCACCGAGGCGGAAGCCCCCGCCGAACCGGAAGCCGGTCGTCAGGAGTCAACCGACAAGTAG
- a CDS encoding M1 family metallopeptidase, with translation MALSRSARLGALATAAASFLVIAASSAPKPGADGIGDPYFPQLGNGGFDARHYDLDVAYNPDTDRLDGRTTLTARATQNLSSFDLDLQKLEVTKVEVNGRRAGFTRTGDEIRITPRGTLSKGRTFTVTVTYGGVPEALNGPIVFGSDYGWMKTADGVFVACEPNAASTWFPSSDHPSDKATYDIRIKAPKGLTGVSNGRLISTRDRGASTVTHWRENRPMATYLATATIGKFDVKSGRTPAGTPIYVAIDPVLANSNSVDVYAVTAAATDYWSQIFGPYPFEETGAIVDDMPEAGFSLEVQSKPAYSAVRSESTIVHELAHQWFGDSVSVEHWKDIWLNEGFATYAQWLWSEHQGVRSAHDSFLAGYGTRPADSSFWQTVVADPQRDTMFASAVYQRGAMTLQMLRERIGDTAFFKLLPAWTKLHRYGNANTADFIRLAEKVSGQQLDDLFQTWLYSPGKPSL, from the coding sequence ATGGCACTCTCCCGTTCGGCACGTTTAGGGGCCCTCGCGACCGCGGCGGCCTCCTTTCTCGTCATCGCCGCCTCCTCCGCCCCGAAACCGGGCGCCGACGGCATCGGCGATCCCTACTTCCCCCAGCTCGGCAACGGTGGCTTCGACGCCCGCCACTACGACCTCGACGTGGCGTACAACCCGGACACCGACCGCCTCGACGGGCGTACGACGCTCACGGCCCGCGCCACCCAGAACCTCTCGTCGTTCGACCTGGACCTGCAGAAGCTCGAGGTCACGAAGGTCGAGGTGAACGGCAGACGGGCGGGCTTCACGCGTACGGGCGACGAGATCCGCATCACCCCGCGCGGCACGCTGTCGAAGGGCAGGACCTTCACGGTGACCGTCACCTACGGGGGTGTCCCCGAAGCCCTCAACGGCCCCATAGTCTTCGGTTCCGACTACGGATGGATGAAGACCGCGGACGGGGTCTTCGTCGCCTGTGAGCCGAACGCCGCCTCCACCTGGTTCCCCTCCAGCGACCACCCGTCCGACAAGGCCACGTACGACATCCGTATCAAGGCTCCGAAGGGCCTCACCGGTGTCTCCAACGGCCGCCTGATCTCGACGCGCGACCGGGGGGCCAGCACCGTCACGCACTGGCGCGAGAACCGGCCCATGGCGACCTACCTCGCGACCGCGACCATCGGGAAGTTCGACGTGAAGTCGGGGCGGACCCCGGCCGGCACGCCGATCTACGTCGCCATCGACCCGGTGCTCGCCAACAGCAACAGCGTCGACGTGTACGCCGTGACGGCCGCGGCCACCGACTACTGGTCGCAGATCTTCGGTCCGTATCCCTTCGAGGAGACCGGCGCGATCGTCGACGACATGCCGGAGGCCGGGTTCTCGCTGGAGGTGCAGTCCAAGCCCGCGTACTCCGCCGTGCGCTCCGAGTCGACCATCGTGCACGAGCTGGCGCACCAGTGGTTCGGCGACTCGGTCTCGGTCGAGCACTGGAAGGACATCTGGCTCAACGAGGGCTTCGCGACCTACGCCCAGTGGCTGTGGTCCGAGCACCAGGGCGTCCGCTCGGCGCACGACTCGTTCCTCGCCGGGTACGGCACACGGCCCGCGGACTCGTCCTTCTGGCAGACGGTGGTGGCCGATCCGCAGCGCGACACCATGTTCGCCTCGGCGGTCTACCAGCGCGGCGCGATGACGCTCCAGATGCTGCGCGAGCGCATCGGCGACACCGCGTTCTTCAAGCTGCTGCCCGCCTGGACCAAGCTGCACCGCTACGGCAACGCGAACACGGCCGACTTCATCCGGCTCGCGGAGAAGGTCTCGGGGCAGCAGCTCGACGATCTCTTCCAGACCTGGCTCTACAGCCCGGGAAAACCTTCCCTCTAG
- a CDS encoding trimeric intracellular cation channel family protein, whose amino-acid sequence MLQQLFSPSVQHTLDLIGIFVFAISGALLAVRKNFDVFGIAVLAEVTALGGGLLRDVVIGAVPPAAFTDLGYFLTPLLAALLVFFLHPEVERIQVAVNVFDAAGLGLFCVAGTTKAYEYGLGLTASAALGLATAVGGGVLRDVLANEVPSLLRWDRDLYAVPAIVGATMVALCIRYDALTPFTSGLAVVMAFVLRLLAMRFHWRAPRAWNRRSTATEAETP is encoded by the coding sequence GTGCTTCAGCAACTTTTCAGTCCCTCCGTCCAGCACACGCTCGACCTGATCGGCATCTTCGTCTTCGCGATCTCGGGTGCCCTGCTGGCCGTACGCAAGAACTTCGACGTCTTCGGCATCGCCGTCCTCGCCGAGGTCACCGCGCTGGGCGGGGGGCTGTTGCGTGACGTGGTCATCGGGGCCGTGCCGCCGGCCGCGTTCACCGACCTCGGCTACTTCCTCACGCCGCTGCTCGCCGCGCTCCTGGTCTTCTTCCTGCACCCCGAGGTGGAGCGCATCCAGGTCGCGGTGAACGTCTTCGACGCGGCCGGACTCGGTCTGTTCTGCGTCGCGGGCACCACGAAGGCGTACGAGTACGGTCTCGGCCTGACCGCGTCGGCGGCCCTCGGGCTCGCCACCGCCGTCGGCGGCGGTGTGCTGCGTGACGTGCTCGCCAACGAGGTGCCCTCGCTGCTGCGCTGGGACCGCGATCTCTACGCGGTCCCGGCCATCGTCGGCGCCACCATGGTCGCCCTGTGCATCCGCTACGACGCGCTGACCCCTTTCACCAGCGGTCTCGCGGTCGTCATGGCCTTCGTGCTGCGGCTTCTCGCGATGCGCTTCCACTGGCGAGCGCCGCGTGCCTGGAACCGGCGCTCGACAGCGACGGAGGCGGAGACGCCTTAG
- a CDS encoding esterase family protein produces MSLTGTPFLLTAIALVAVALVLPLVLWSRIPGPAFLRSTARMLMLLFAQGTAITLVFVLANNANSLYDNWSDLLGTGNHVQAAADLGADGTGGVQVRDLPRVHQTFAESDGPAMRQAGGVRVTQLHGQVSGVNAEVYVWLPPQYNEPAYRNRKFPVVELLPGYPGSAKAWFGSLKVHEQLLPLMRDGQVAPFILVAPRTTLLAKVDTGCANVPGKVNADTWLSIDVPKMVTDNFRAKAAPDGWGVAGYSAGAHCATKLAVAHPDRYRAAVSMSGYNDPIGERNSLPARNLELRRRNNPFLLLRADRVPPRVALYYSGEVHDGYEAGAALQRIAKPPTTVQVVLLPRSAGGHNMALWRPQVTEVFRWLTLQIGPGARAKASPPPSLSSAGSRHAALASGSASREAAARRP; encoded by the coding sequence GTGAGCCTCACCGGAACGCCGTTCCTCCTCACCGCGATCGCCCTGGTCGCGGTCGCCCTCGTCCTCCCTCTCGTCCTGTGGTCGCGCATCCCCGGCCCCGCGTTCCTGCGCAGCACGGCCCGGATGCTGATGCTGCTGTTCGCCCAGGGCACGGCGATCACCCTCGTCTTCGTGCTCGCGAACAACGCCAACAGCCTCTACGACAACTGGTCCGACCTCCTCGGCACGGGCAACCACGTGCAGGCGGCCGCCGACCTGGGCGCCGACGGCACCGGTGGTGTCCAGGTACGGGACCTGCCCAGGGTCCACCAGACGTTCGCGGAGTCGGACGGCCCCGCCATGCGCCAGGCGGGCGGGGTGCGTGTCACCCAGCTGCACGGCCAGGTCTCGGGCGTGAACGCGGAGGTCTACGTCTGGCTGCCGCCGCAGTACAACGAGCCCGCCTACCGCAACCGGAAGTTCCCCGTGGTCGAACTCCTGCCCGGCTACCCGGGCTCGGCCAAGGCATGGTTCGGTTCCCTGAAGGTGCACGAACAACTGCTGCCGCTGATGCGTGACGGGCAGGTCGCGCCGTTCATCCTGGTGGCACCGCGTACGACGCTGCTGGCCAAGGTGGACACCGGCTGCGCGAACGTCCCCGGCAAGGTGAACGCCGACACCTGGCTCAGCATCGACGTGCCGAAGATGGTGACGGACAACTTCCGCGCCAAGGCCGCGCCGGACGGCTGGGGCGTCGCCGGCTACTCGGCGGGGGCGCACTGCGCGACCAAGCTCGCCGTCGCCCACCCCGACCGCTACCGGGCCGCGGTCAGCATGTCCGGCTACAACGACCCGATCGGCGAACGCAACTCGCTGCCCGCGCGCAACCTCGAACTGCGCCGCCGCAACAACCCCTTCCTGCTGCTGCGCGCCGACCGCGTCCCGCCCCGCGTCGCCCTCTACTACTCCGGCGAGGTGCACGACGGCTACGAGGCGGGCGCCGCGCTCCAGCGGATCGCGAAACCGCCGACGACCGTGCAGGTGGTGCTGCTGCCGCGGAGCGCCGGTGGCCACAACATGGCCCTGTGGCGGCCGCAGGTGACCGAGGTGTTCCGCTGGCTGACCCTGCAGATCGGCCCCGGCGCGCGGGCTAAGGCGTCTCCGCCTCCGTCGCTGTCGAGCGCCGGTTCCAGGCACGCGGCGCTCGCCAGTGGAAGCGCATCGCGAGAAGCCGCAGCACGAAGGCCATGA